From a single Gammaproteobacteria bacterium genomic region:
- a CDS encoding HAD hydrolase-like protein — MQTISLEQLIARYDTLLFDAYGVLIHNSGALPGASELINRLNRIGKPYLILTNDASRLATTASARYQRYGLAIPPERILSAGSLLTDHFQYHHLTGKRCLVLGPEDSRQLVANAGGQVVTAEDDFEVLVVADEMGYPLLETIDAALSTLCRRLDQNLPLHLILPNPDLIYPKASGFGITAGSIAMILEAALQLRYPGLNDLHFIRLGKPHAAIFLAAQARSPGKLVMIGDQLETDIRGAQGCGIASVLVCSGITPRTSPFTSRPDYVIDSIAALL; from the coding sequence ATGCAAACCATCTCTTTGGAACAACTCATCGCCCGCTACGACACCCTGCTGTTCGACGCTTATGGCGTGCTGATCCATAACAGCGGCGCCTTGCCCGGCGCCAGCGAGTTGATTAACCGCCTGAACCGGATCGGCAAACCGTATCTGATCCTGACCAACGATGCATCGCGCCTGGCGACGACTGCGAGCGCCCGTTATCAGCGCTATGGTCTGGCGATCCCGCCCGAACGCATTCTCAGCGCTGGCAGCCTGCTGACCGACCATTTCCAGTACCATCACCTGACCGGGAAACGTTGCCTGGTCCTGGGGCCGGAGGATAGCCGGCAGCTTGTCGCCAACGCCGGGGGCCAGGTGGTCACCGCTGAGGACGATTTTGAAGTACTGGTGGTTGCCGACGAGATGGGCTACCCGCTACTGGAGACCATCGACGCCGCGCTGAGCACCCTCTGCCGCCGGCTGGATCAGAATCTCCCTCTACATCTGATCCTGCCCAACCCGGACCTGATCTACCCCAAAGCCTCAGGCTTTGGGATCACGGCGGGCAGCATCGCCATGATTCTGGAAGCCGCCCTGCAACTCCGCTACCCCGGTCTGAATGACCTGCACTTCATCCGGCTCGGCAAACCCCACGCCGCCATCTTCCTGGCGGCTCAGGCGCGCAGCCCCGGCAAACTGGTCATGATCGGCGACCAACTGGAGACCGACATCCGTGGAGCCCAGGGGTGCGGTATCGCCAGTGTCCTGGTCTGCAGCGGCATCACCCCCCGAACCTCCCCTTTCACCTCCCGCCCGGACTATGTCATCGACTCCATCGCCGCGCTACTCTAA
- a CDS encoding lipid A deacylase LpxR family protein yields MFGTKKTRAQQSLRACLAILSSLLAQVALGAANTDILDSTLILGHVPAKPTSNPPLLLASQVENEQFPQVAPLTPERKEKDISSWTVYVDNDGFAPGRRDRDYTGGISISLSGALATESWLSLDRPLAPLDAWHQLDSDTIVLHGLEFGLTAFTPERISRRTPLYGQRPYASLIYLGNSRQYIDANTGHSRVSSLTLGILGLSVAQELQQNIHKHMGGRQPRGWDYQISDGGEPTLRYSVAWNNILDANYSSDGIEYEIVTTQKLNIGYLTDGAWGLSARIGRLETPWWSFSPQLAEYSEYSKPSAILPDKRSKEMYFWTGFNLRARLYNVFLQGQFRDSTVTLRSDELNHIIGDAWAGVTCEFSDGWRASYFMRGQTSEVKNGPSDHNNIWGGFILGRTY; encoded by the coding sequence ATGTTCGGAACCAAAAAAACGCGTGCACAGCAGTCTCTACGTGCCTGTCTGGCAATATTAAGCAGCCTGCTTGCTCAAGTTGCTCTGGGGGCAGCTAACACGGATATTTTGGACTCCACCCTAATATTAGGCCACGTTCCAGCAAAACCTACCAGCAACCCACCCCTGCTACTGGCATCGCAAGTCGAAAATGAACAATTCCCGCAGGTTGCACCCCTCACCCCGGAACGCAAAGAAAAAGACATCAGTAGCTGGACGGTTTATGTCGATAATGATGGCTTCGCTCCAGGCCGCCGTGATCGCGACTACACTGGCGGCATCTCAATTTCGTTAAGCGGTGCATTGGCGACAGAGTCCTGGCTTTCCCTGGATCGGCCGTTGGCCCCATTGGACGCCTGGCACCAACTCGACAGCGATACGATTGTGCTTCACGGGCTCGAATTCGGCCTCACTGCCTTCACGCCGGAAAGAATATCGCGGCGGACCCCGCTCTATGGCCAGCGCCCTTATGCGAGCCTCATCTATCTGGGCAATAGCCGGCAATACATTGATGCCAACACAGGTCATTCCCGGGTTAGCAGTTTAACGCTGGGGATTCTCGGGCTATCCGTCGCACAAGAACTACAGCAGAACATTCATAAACACATGGGTGGCAGACAACCCAGGGGCTGGGATTATCAGATCTCCGATGGCGGTGAACCTACCTTGCGCTATTCCGTTGCCTGGAACAACATCCTGGATGCCAACTATTCCAGCGATGGCATCGAATATGAGATTGTCACCACGCAAAAGCTCAATATTGGGTACCTGACCGATGGCGCATGGGGATTAAGTGCGCGCATCGGGCGACTGGAAACTCCCTGGTGGTCTTTCAGCCCACAACTGGCCGAATACAGTGAATATTCAAAACCAAGCGCAATCTTGCCCGACAAACGTTCAAAGGAAATGTATTTCTGGACAGGATTTAATCTTAGAGCACGCCTTTATAATGTTTTTTTACAGGGGCAGTTTAGAGACAGCACAGTCACCTTGCGCAGTGACGAACTGAATCACATCATCGGTGACGCATGGGCAGGCGTCACCTGCGAATTTAGCGACGGCTGGCGCGCCAGTTATTTCATGCGCGGCCAGACCTCAGAAGTCAAAAACGGCCCCAGCGATCATAACAACATCTGGGGCGGATTCATTCTCGGCCGCACGTATTAG
- a CDS encoding squalene/phytoene synthase family protein encodes MITTEGSEQAVGSLSEVQLRAVLKSVSRSFYLSIRVLSTPLQAPIALAYLLARAADTIADTRILPPSQRLHWLQRFRAVVANNANVSEIEAIIASLTPGQANVHERRLMHCLPQVLQYVEALPPADAQRVRQVVLTLCDGMFMDLEAFPDEQRGVIAALPNAAALEHYIYLVAGCVGEFWTEMLLAHEPALAGWDYERQCEQGVQFGKALQLTNVLRDAGTDLRNGRCYLPRDALQALGLKPEHLLAEDASLRARPVLRHWLRQALEYYDSAGVYVLAIPQHCLRLRLAAIWPLVIGMATLARLSVNPAWLKSESATKVPRRSVYAMLLLSIPLAFSNNLLSRWLLLLRKRVVVV; translated from the coding sequence ATGATAACCACTGAAGGGTCGGAGCAGGCAGTCGGCAGTTTATCCGAAGTTCAGTTGCGAGCGGTATTGAAAAGCGTCTCGCGTTCGTTCTATTTGAGCATTCGCGTCTTGTCTACGCCCTTGCAGGCACCGATCGCCCTGGCCTATCTGTTGGCACGCGCCGCCGATACCATTGCCGATACGCGTATCTTGCCGCCGTCGCAACGCTTGCACTGGTTGCAACGGTTCCGGGCGGTGGTCGCCAATAATGCGAATGTCAGCGAAATCGAGGCGATCATCGCGTCGTTGACGCCAGGTCAAGCCAATGTCCATGAGCGGCGCTTGATGCATTGCCTGCCACAGGTATTGCAGTATGTGGAGGCACTGCCACCCGCAGATGCGCAGCGGGTGCGGCAAGTTGTGCTGACGCTCTGTGATGGCATGTTCATGGACCTGGAAGCTTTTCCCGATGAGCAACGTGGAGTGATTGCAGCGTTACCGAATGCCGCGGCGCTGGAGCATTATATTTATCTGGTCGCCGGTTGCGTGGGCGAGTTTTGGACGGAGATGTTGCTGGCGCATGAGCCAGCGTTGGCTGGTTGGGATTATGAGCGGCAATGCGAGCAAGGTGTGCAATTTGGCAAGGCGTTACAGTTGACCAATGTGCTGCGCGATGCGGGTACTGATTTGCGCAATGGGCGCTGTTATTTGCCGCGGGATGCGTTACAGGCGTTAGGTTTGAAACCGGAACACTTGCTGGCGGAAGATGCTTCACTGCGGGCGCGCCCTGTGCTGCGGCATTGGCTAAGACAGGCGCTGGAGTATTATGACAGCGCAGGTGTTTATGTGCTGGCGATTCCGCAACATTGTTTGCGGCTGAGGCTGGCAGCGATCTGGCCGTTAGTGATTGGCATGGCAACGCTGGCGCGGTTATCTGTGAACCCGGCGTGGCTGAAGTCTGAGTCTGCGACCAAGGTGCCGCGGCGTTCGGTATATGCCATGTTGCTGTTGTCTATTCCGCTGGCGTTTTCCAATAATTTGCTCAGTCGTTGGTTGTTGTTGCTACGTAAACGCGTAGTCGTTGTTTAG
- a CDS encoding flavin reductase family protein produces MNIDIERLSPGQAYFYLTQTLLPRPIGWVLSENALGRYNLAPFSFFSAVATDPPLVMISVSRKADGSAKDTLANIEQRGDFVVHIASVDQMRALDASAAAFPPEVSEVEQLKLKVRDFPGSRLPRVEGCPVAYACDTYQIHDLAGMKVIYGRVRHMFVDDTVCQQLSDGRLKVDAAKVRSLSRLGAGEYMGPGEVLRYPPRE; encoded by the coding sequence GTGAATATCGATATTGAGCGGCTGAGTCCGGGGCAGGCCTATTTTTATTTGACCCAAACCTTGTTGCCGCGGCCGATCGGCTGGGTGCTGAGTGAAAACGCCTTGGGGCGATACAATCTGGCGCCGTTCTCATTTTTCAGCGCAGTGGCGACGGACCCCCCGCTGGTGATGATTTCGGTGAGTCGCAAGGCTGACGGCTCGGCCAAGGATACCTTGGCCAATATCGAACAGCGTGGTGATTTCGTGGTGCATATTGCATCGGTGGATCAAATGCGGGCGCTCGATGCCAGCGCGGCAGCCTTTCCGCCAGAGGTTTCAGAAGTTGAGCAATTAAAGCTCAAGGTGAGGGATTTTCCTGGTTCCCGTTTGCCTCGCGTGGAGGGTTGCCCTGTGGCGTATGCCTGTGACACGTATCAGATCCACGATCTGGCGGGGATGAAGGTGATCTATGGCCGGGTGCGGCACATGTTTGTCGATGATACGGTGTGTCAGCAGCTTTCAGATGGGCGGCTTAAAGTGGATGCTGCCAAGGTCAGATCGTTATCGCGGCTGGGCGCGGGTGAGTATATGGGGCCGGGCGAGGTGTTGCGTTATCCACCGCGGGAATAA
- the rlmM gene encoding 23S rRNA (cytidine(2498)-2'-O)-methyltransferase RlmM: MLPVTKFLLYCRSGFEGECAAEIQVQAATRDVAGYCQAKTDSGYVLFSPYDAAQAQLLFEKLDVRKMIFARQCLGVVGQLEGLPVTDRVTPVVQSVAGIHFSDVWLETADTNEAKELGTFCRKFAVPLRQALTKMGILISDLRVPRLHLFFLDSSRVFLCVCLPEGSSPWLMGIPRLKFPHAAPSRSTLKLEEALLYFLSEKEREKYLQPGMRAVDLGAAPGGWTYQLVRRHIHVTAIDNGPMAPELLDSGLVEHLRVDAFRYRPAKAVDWLVCDVVEQPIRIARLVAEWVAGGYCRHAIFNLKLPMKKRFQEVKRCDDEMSEILAAKGVDYELRFKQLYHDREEVTGYLRKL; the protein is encoded by the coding sequence ATGTTGCCAGTCACCAAGTTTTTATTATATTGCCGCTCCGGATTTGAAGGGGAGTGCGCGGCTGAGATACAGGTGCAAGCGGCTACCCGTGATGTGGCTGGCTATTGTCAGGCCAAGACAGATTCGGGTTATGTACTGTTTTCTCCGTATGATGCAGCGCAAGCGCAATTACTGTTTGAAAAGCTTGATGTGCGAAAGATGATTTTTGCACGGCAGTGTTTGGGGGTGGTCGGTCAGCTGGAAGGTTTGCCGGTCACGGATCGAGTGACGCCGGTGGTGCAGTCCGTTGCCGGGATACATTTTAGCGATGTGTGGCTGGAAACGGCAGACACCAATGAAGCAAAAGAACTGGGAACATTTTGCCGTAAGTTTGCCGTTCCTTTACGGCAGGCATTAACCAAGATGGGAATATTGATCTCTGATCTTCGTGTGCCGCGCTTGCATTTATTTTTTCTCGATTCAAGCCGTGTTTTTCTGTGTGTGTGTCTGCCTGAGGGAAGTTCACCATGGTTGATGGGGATTCCCAGATTGAAATTTCCGCATGCTGCCCCCAGCCGTTCCACGCTCAAACTGGAAGAAGCCTTGCTTTACTTCTTGAGTGAAAAGGAGCGAGAAAAATACTTGCAGCCGGGCATGCGGGCCGTGGATTTAGGTGCGGCACCGGGTGGCTGGACTTATCAATTGGTGCGGCGTCATATTCATGTGACTGCCATCGATAATGGACCGATGGCGCCGGAGCTTCTGGACTCTGGGCTGGTCGAACACTTGCGGGTGGACGCCTTTCGTTACCGGCCGGCTAAGGCTGTCGACTGGTTGGTGTGTGACGTCGTTGAGCAGCCGATCCGGATTGCGCGGCTGGTTGCGGAGTGGGTGGCTGGCGGGTATTGCCGACATGCGATTTTTAATCTGAAATTGCCGATGAAAAAACGCTTTCAGGAAGTGAAACGCTGCGACGATGAGATGAGTGAGATATTGGCGGCAAAGGGTGTGGATTATGAGTTGCGTTTTAAACAGCTTTATCATGATCGTGAAGAAGTGACGGGTTATTTGCGGAAACTGTAG
- the purE gene encoding 5-(carboxyamino)imidazole ribonucleotide mutase, producing the protein MKPLVGLIMGSTSDWETMVHAADILEKFGVPHEVEVVSAHRTPDKLFQYAGTAEARGLEVIIAGAGGAAHLPGMAAAKTRLPVLGVPVESKALNGLDSLLSMVQMPAGIPVGTLAIGRAGAINAALLAVAILANKHVQFRKPLEDYRQQQTDAVLAQPNPRGGQA; encoded by the coding sequence ATGAAACCATTGGTGGGACTGATCATGGGGTCGACCTCGGACTGGGAGACCATGGTCCATGCGGCGGATATCCTGGAGAAATTCGGTGTTCCCCACGAAGTCGAGGTTGTTTCGGCCCATCGCACCCCGGATAAGCTGTTTCAATACGCAGGAACTGCCGAGGCGCGAGGACTGGAGGTGATCATCGCCGGCGCCGGTGGCGCGGCCCATCTGCCCGGGATGGCGGCGGCCAAGACCCGGTTACCCGTTCTGGGGGTGCCGGTTGAATCGAAGGCGCTGAATGGCCTTGATTCCTTGCTGTCGATGGTGCAGATGCCTGCCGGAATCCCGGTCGGAACCTTGGCCATTGGCCGCGCGGGCGCGATCAATGCCGCCCTGCTGGCGGTGGCTATCCTCGCCAACAAACATGTTCAGTTCCGCAAACCACTGGAAGACTATCGCCAGCAGCAGACCGATGCCGTGCTCGCCCAACCCAACCCGCGTGGAGGTCAGGCGTGA
- a CDS encoding alkaline phosphatase family protein, translating to MVGFVKPDYLGGGIVNLMSTIIRGRGGEMGDYLPLTGLDLEVFDSARNVVLLVVDGLGHDYLQGAGGMMAGQVARSLTSVAPPTTATAVTTFLTGVAPQQHGLTGWFVHFREVASVLAVLPFQPRLGGAALGQTGISAHQLLGHVPIFDRMPVQSYSVSPAWIAESEFNRAHLGRAQLVPFQNLDDLITQINRVVLSHDQRKYVYAYWAGFDGLAHEHGVGSFQVAEHFKRIDQGVARLRESMAGSDTLLLVTADHGFVDIAPENRIDINQHPQLRQMLSLPLCGEPRMAYCYVRTAQARDFESYVTEQLGHAVALFSSQQILEEGWFGLGAPHPELLARLGDYVLVAKEGYALVQRLPHETPLRHIGFHGGVSRAEMLVPLVMMRV from the coding sequence ATGGTTGGGTTTGTGAAGCCGGATTATCTTGGTGGCGGGATCGTCAATCTGATGAGCACGATTATCCGCGGCCGGGGTGGTGAGATGGGAGATTACCTGCCGCTGACGGGTTTGGATCTCGAAGTATTTGATTCAGCACGCAATGTGGTATTGCTGGTGGTGGACGGGCTAGGCCACGACTATCTCCAGGGCGCGGGCGGGATGATGGCGGGGCAGGTAGCGCGGTCGCTGACGTCTGTCGCGCCGCCGACCACGGCCACCGCGGTGACGACATTTTTGACCGGAGTGGCGCCGCAGCAACATGGCTTGACCGGCTGGTTTGTCCATTTTCGCGAGGTGGCCAGCGTCCTGGCGGTGTTGCCGTTCCAACCGCGGCTGGGAGGCGCTGCGCTCGGGCAGACCGGGATCAGTGCCCATCAATTGCTGGGGCATGTGCCGATATTCGACCGGATGCCGGTGCAGAGTTATTCCGTGAGTCCGGCCTGGATTGCCGAATCCGAATTTAATCGCGCGCATCTGGGGCGTGCACAGTTGGTGCCGTTTCAGAATCTGGATGATCTTATTACCCAAATTAATCGCGTCGTGCTCAGTCACGATCAACGCAAATATGTGTACGCCTATTGGGCCGGGTTTGATGGTCTGGCGCATGAGCATGGCGTCGGCAGTTTCCAGGTGGCAGAACATTTCAAGCGTATCGATCAGGGTGTGGCTCGGTTGCGGGAATCAATGGCGGGTAGCGATACCTTGTTGTTGGTGACAGCGGATCATGGGTTTGTGGATATCGCGCCGGAAAATAGAATCGATATCAATCAGCACCCGCAATTACGACAAATGTTATCGCTACCGCTGTGTGGTGAGCCACGGATGGCCTACTGTTATGTACGTACAGCGCAGGCGCGTGATTTTGAATCCTATGTGACCGAACAATTGGGTCATGCGGTCGCGTTGTTTTCAAGCCAGCAAATTCTGGAGGAGGGATGGTTTGGATTAGGCGCCCCGCATCCAGAGCTGTTGGCGCGGTTGGGGGATTATGTGCTGGTGGCGAAAGAAGGTTATGCCTTGGTGCAGCGACTGCCGCATGAAACGCCCTTGCGGCATATTGGATTTCACGGAGGAGTGAGTAGGGCGGAAATGCTGGTGCCGTTGGTGATGATGCGGGTGTGA
- a CDS encoding aminotransferase class V-fold PLP-dependent enzyme encodes MRYEQIKNQFFGLDTQYPLADGRVTRRIYLDSGASSLMLKPALAAVLDYLPHYANTHTTVHTSARITSQAMAWAHHKALEFTHADPAHYVSVFMGSGTTAPANRLAHGLKVLRPERDIVLISTLEHHSNDLPHRAYGNLIEHIPLCGTGPQLGNIDLNALEALLLRHKGRVNYIAVTGVSNVTGIINPLAEIAELAHRHDAYVIVDAAQMAAHVPIRIGAMDMRSPDFMIFSGHKIYAPGAPGVLIGRRDLLAAMPPFELGGGIVKHVTPFAFELLPDIESREHAGTPNIIGSLLLACALETLDQIGMEEIFRRDLALVNYTTRQLQQCSGIRLYGPIDNPNRVGCIAFNLNHIDHGLTAALLNDYYGIAVRNECFCAHPYVAAMIKEELFDSIPETDSEAELSMLINLKRGMVRASFGLYTTEADIDALVAAIKDITRKIEHYRPLYQALPDGSYRHTQFTSAPEDIFDIKRYLIEKLLKI; translated from the coding sequence TTGCGCTACGAACAGATCAAAAATCAATTTTTCGGCCTGGATACACAGTATCCACTGGCTGACGGACGTGTCACGCGCCGGATATACCTGGATTCCGGCGCCTCAAGCCTGATGCTGAAACCGGCGCTGGCAGCGGTACTTGATTATCTACCGCATTACGCCAACACCCATACCACCGTCCACACCAGCGCCCGTATCACGTCCCAGGCGATGGCCTGGGCTCACCACAAGGCGCTTGAGTTCACCCACGCCGATCCAGCGCACTATGTCAGCGTCTTCATGGGCAGCGGCACCACGGCACCCGCAAATCGGCTCGCACACGGACTGAAGGTGCTACGGCCTGAACGTGACATTGTGCTGATCTCAACACTCGAGCATCATTCCAATGATTTGCCGCATCGTGCCTATGGCAACTTGATTGAACATATCCCGCTTTGTGGCACCGGTCCGCAGCTGGGCAATATTGACCTCAACGCCCTCGAGGCTTTACTCCTGCGCCATAAGGGGCGCGTGAACTATATTGCCGTGACCGGCGTCAGCAATGTCACCGGCATTATCAATCCGCTGGCCGAAATTGCAGAACTCGCCCATCGCCATGATGCTTATGTAATCGTCGATGCAGCACAAATGGCCGCCCATGTACCGATTCGCATCGGCGCTATGGATATGCGAAGTCCTGATTTTATGATCTTTTCCGGCCATAAGATCTACGCCCCCGGTGCGCCGGGCGTACTGATCGGCCGCCGCGATCTACTCGCCGCCATGCCGCCATTTGAACTCGGCGGCGGCATCGTCAAACACGTCACACCTTTTGCCTTTGAACTACTGCCCGATATTGAATCGCGCGAACATGCCGGCACGCCAAATATTATCGGTAGTTTATTACTGGCCTGCGCGCTTGAAACCTTAGACCAAATTGGTATGGAGGAGATTTTCCGCCGCGACCTGGCGCTGGTGAATTACACCACGCGGCAACTGCAACAATGTTCGGGCATTCGTCTCTATGGCCCCATTGATAATCCAAACCGTGTTGGTTGCATCGCCTTTAATCTTAACCACATCGATCATGGCCTCACCGCTGCGCTGCTCAATGACTATTACGGTATTGCCGTGCGCAACGAATGTTTCTGCGCTCACCCCTACGTCGCGGCGATGATCAAGGAAGAATTATTTGACTCAATTCCAGAAACGGATTCCGAAGCGGAATTAAGTATGCTGATCAATCTCAAGCGCGGCATGGTGCGCGCCAGTTTTGGTCTTTACACCACCGAAGCCGATATCGATGCCTTAGTCGCCGCCATCAAAGATATTACTCGCAAGATCGAACACTACCGGCCGCTTTATCAGGCATTGCCCGATGGCAGCTACCGTCACACACAGTTCACGTCTGCACCGGAAGACATCTTCGATATCAAGCGTTACTTGATTGAAAAACTATTGAAAATCTAA